The Lycium ferocissimum isolate CSIRO_LF1 chromosome 10, AGI_CSIRO_Lferr_CH_V1, whole genome shotgun sequence genome window below encodes:
- the LOC132034033 gene encoding metallothionein-like protein type 2 A yields the protein MSGCGANCGCGSGCKCGNGGGCGMYPDLEKSTTFTIIEGVAPVTNYGKVEEKVAGEGGNGCKCGSSCSCDPCNC from the exons ATGTCTGGCTGTGGAGCAAACTGTGGCTGTGGATCTGGCTGCAAGTGCGGCAACGGTGGAGG ATGTGGGATGTACCCCGACTTGGAGAAGTCCACTACCTTTACCATCATTGAAGGTGTTGCACCCGTGACCAA CTACGGAAAGGTTGAGGAGAAAGTAGCAGGAGAAGGAGGAAATGGATGCAAATGTGGATCAAGCTGCAGCTGTGACCCCTGCAATTGTTAA